DNA sequence from the Aedes aegypti strain LVP_AGWG unplaced genomic scaffold, AaegL5.0 Primary Assembly AGWG_AaegL5_hic_scaff_261_PBJ_arrow, whole genome shotgun sequence genome:
ACAGGGATTCGCTCGTAAGCGCGTTGACTCAGCTCGGCCGCGGAGCTCTCGGGAGTACGTAACTTCGGCAAGAAGACGCATTCTTTTTGGTTTGTCTGTAATGAGGGAAAACGAAACGAAAATGGCATTAGAtatctgtgaaaatttgaatgatGTTGGGGTTTGGAAACTCATCCGGGAATTGATACTAACCTCAGAGTAATTAATCGATTAGGAGATCACTGCTGTTGCTGCCACCAGGTGATGGCGTCGAGGAGCTCCTCGTCCTCTGGATTTTGAGGACTCAGCTCCTCCTCGTACTCGCGGTAGATTTCCGACTTGTACACTTGGTGGGTTCCCATGGCGTGAATGTAGTTGTTTGTTTCCACGGGACTGAGGCTGGTCATTCCTGGGATCAATGTCTGGAGGTGCTGCTGTTGTGGATGCTCCGAAGTATAAGCAGAGAGGAGCAGGCGAGGTAGACGGGTCGACGTAGATATCGTAAGGTTCGTGTTTGAAGATTGGTCCTCCGGATTGCGAGTAGGAGTTCTCCGAAATGTGCGACGGAGCTGGCGAAGAAGCAGTCGAAGACTCCGACATGGTTCCATAGTATGAGCTCGAGGAAGACATCTGGCTCAAACTCTTTTGAGTGTTCTCGCTGTTCTCGTCCAGCATCTTCTGTAGACTACGAATGTACTCTACGGCCATACGGAGAGTATCCACTTTGCTAAGCTTCTTGCTAGCTCCACGACCTCCGTTAGACAAGGCCGTCACCACTGTCGGTGGAATATGTTGGCGCAGGTTTGCGAATCCATTGTTCACTTGCTTCACACGGTTGCGCTCTCGGGCATTTCTTCGCTGGACGGAAGCTGCTTGCTGAGGAGTCGGCGCGTACGGCAAT
Encoded proteins:
- the LOC5568417 gene encoding achaete-scute complex protein T3 produces the protein MAAVMRSMALGQNIHNILPNNCILVQQHKPINHHGKRPIAPAPMMVTSLPQGVGLKCKTGASAAKKYAYCGLPYAPTPQQAASVQRRNARERNRVKQVNNGFANLRQHIPPTVVTALSNGGRGASKKLSKVDTLRMAVEYIRSLQKMLDENSENTQKSLSQMSSSSSYYGTMSESSTASSPAPSHISENSYSQSGGPIFKHEPYDIYVDPSTSPQHLQTLIPGMTSLSPVETNNYIHAMGTHQVYKSEIYREYEEELSPQNPEDEELLDAITWWQQQQ